A portion of the Cryptomeria japonica chromosome 5, Sugi_1.0, whole genome shotgun sequence genome contains these proteins:
- the LOC131057422 gene encoding uncharacterized protein LOC131057422, producing MEAIDGRKVMERHGVKIERHPSESRLSDLGIRSWPKWACPPGKISLKFDAEETCYLVKGKVRAYVKGSSEYVEFGAGDLVVIPKGMSCTWEVHSAIDKYYIFHH from the exons ATGGAAGCCATTGATGGTAGGAAGGTAATGGAGAGGCATGGAGTTAAAATTGAAAGGCATCCATCAGAGTCTCGTTTGTCTGATCTTGGTATTCGCTCTTGGCCTAA ATGGGCTTGTCCTCCAGGAAAAATTTCATTGAAGTTTGATGCAGAAGAAACATGCTATCTTGTGAAGGGGAAAGTGAGAGCTTATGTGAAAGGAAGCTCTGAATATGTTGAATTTGGTGCAGGAGACTTAGTGGTCATACCAAAGGGTATGAGCTGCACTTGGGAAGTTCATTCAGCCATTGATAAATATTACATCTTTCACCATTGA